In Pseudoliparis swirei isolate HS2019 ecotype Mariana Trench chromosome 11, NWPU_hadal_v1, whole genome shotgun sequence, a genomic segment contains:
- the pacs2 gene encoding phosphofurin acidic cluster sorting protein 2 isoform X1: protein MAERSGRLSFPGSGALNRPVPMNLFATWEIDGSSPNCIPRLCSLTLKKLVVMRELDKELISVVIAVKIQGSKRILRSHEIVLPPSGSVETDLALTFSLQYPHFLKREGNKLQIMLQRRKRYKNRTILGYKTLAVGTIDMAEVMQHPTDGGQVLPLCSNQKELLGKVAEIWIFSLSSQPIDHEDAALQGGQKIKCSDNYSEEEYESFSSEQEASDDAVQVQDLEDDEYDVRKLKKQRRSIVRTASITRQQNFKQRVVALLKRFRVSDEVLDSEQDPAEPTPEVEEEDLDLDSVEFENPSDSGPELDDDDSVLSTPKPKLKPYFEGLSISSSQTEIGSIHSSRSHREPPSPIDLEKTKCVGAKFPDDGVCDNVSFEQPEAVTPTTELEMDNMDTFLERLPPIGKMTKTESLIISSNRQEPKLAGRRGRSTSLKERQPSRPQNERANSLDNERSLDTRCHLQIPRKTVYDQLNHILVSDNHLPDSIILINTSDWQGQYLSDMLQNHHLPVVCTCTTADIQAAFNTIVSRIQRFCNCNSQTPIPIKIAVAGAQHYLSVVLRLFVEHLSHKTPDWLGYIRFLIIPLGAHPVSKYLGTIDYRYNSLFQDAAWRELFHKPEAPVIAQQNPDVVSRVTQYMVGANGAHQLPIAEAMLTYKQKRKKSFHFDFAVSPDEDSCQKFIPFIGMVKVGLVEQTSATSGDSDDASPLLSSLLSSTPPQVSPALKEASPTPPSSPSVTTSFCAYSSVGQVELMGLQVDYWVAPTERKKDMEKRDTSSKNTLKCNFRSLQVSRLPLGGAEPSTQPIMSMTVVTKEKNKKVMFLPKKSKDKEVESKSQVIEGISRLICTAKHQQTMLRVLIDGVEWNDVKFFQLAAQWSSHVKHFPIGIFGHTKGPY from the exons ATTGTGCAGTCTGACTCTGAAGAAGCTGGTTGTTATGAGGGAACTTGATAAAGAGCTGATCTCTGTGGTCATAGCAGTTAAAATCCAG GGCTCCAAACGGATCTTGAGGTCCCATGAGATCGTGCTGCCCCCCAGTGGGTCTGTGGAGACCGATCTGGCTCTCACCTTTTCGCTGcag taTCCTCACTTCCTAAAACGAGAAGGAAACAAGCTGCAGATCATGCTGCAAAGGCGGAAGAGATACAAAAACCGGACTATCTTGGGCTACAAGACTCTGGCAGTGGGAACCATCGATATGGCCGAG gtgaTGCAACACCCGACGGACGGCGGCCAGGTTCTGCCTCTCTGCAGCAACCAGAAAGAGCTGCTGGGCAAAGTGGCCGAGATCTGGATCTTTTCTCTGTCCAGCCAGCCGATCGACCACGAGGACGCCGCCCTGCAGGGAGGACAGAAGATCAAATGCTCCG ATAACTACTCGGAGGAGGAGTATGAGAGCTTCTCCTCGGAGCAGGAGGCCAGCGACGACGCCGTGCAGGTTCAG gatCTGGAGGATGACGAGTACGATGTGAGAAAGCTAAAGAAGCAGAGGAGGTCCATTGTGAGGACCGCCTCCATCACCCGA CAGCAGAACTTCAAGCAGCGCGTGGTGGCTCTTCTCAAGCGCTTCAGGGTTTCAGATGAG gtgctGGACTCGGAGCAGGACCCTGCAGAGCCGACCcctgaggtggaggaggaggacctggacctggacagcGTGGAGTTCGAGAACCCGAGCGACAGCGGCCCGGAGCTGGACGACGACGACAGCGTCCTCAGCACGCCGAAACCCAAACTCAA GCCATATTTCGAGGGTCTCTCCATCTCCAGCTCTCAAACGGAGATCGGCAGCATCCACAGCAGCCGGAGCCACCGGGAGCCTCCGAGCCCG ATCGACCTGGAGAAAACCAAGTGTGTCGGGGCCAAGTTTCCAGATGACGGTGTGTGTGATAACGTCTCCTTT GAGCAGCCCGAGGCGGTGACTCCCACCACCGAGCTGGAGatggacaacatggacacatttcTAGAGCGACTGCCACCGATTGGCAAAATGACCAAGACAGAGTCCCTCATCATTTCATCCAACCG GCAGGAACCGAAGTTGGCAGGAAGACGAGGCCGGAGCACATCTCTGAAGGAGCGGCAGCCCAGCAGGCCGCAGAACGAGAGGGCCAACAGCCTGGACAACGAGAGGTCCCTGGACACGCGCTGCCACCTACAG ATTCCGAGAAAGACGGTGTATGACCAACTCAACCACATCCTGGTGTCTGATAACCACCTCCCCGACAGCATCATCCTCATCAACACGTCAGACTGGCAGGGCCAG TATCTCTCAGACATGCTGCAAAACCACCACCTCCCAGTGGTCTGCACCTGCACCACAGCCGACATACAAGCTGCGTTCAACACTATCGTCTCCCGCATACAGAGATT TTGCAACTGTAACTCCCAGACGCCCATTCCCATAAAGATCGCAGTGGCTGGAGCGCAGCACTACCTCAGTGTTGTTCTGAGGCTGTTTGTGGAACACCTTTCCCATAAGACCCCTGACTGGCTCGGCTACATCAGGTTCCTCATCATCCCTCTAG GTGCACATCCAGTCTCCAAATATCTCGGCACTATTGACTATCGATACAACAGTTTGTTCCAAGATGCTGCTTGGAGGGAGCTGTTTCACAAGCCGGAGGCTCCGGTTATTG CCCAGCAGAACCCAGACGTGGTGTCGAGGGTCACTCAGTACATGGTGGGAGCCAACGGCGCTCACCAGCTCCCCATCGCAGAGGCCATGCTCACTTACAAACAGAAGAG gaAAAAGAGCTTTCATTTTGATTTTGCAGTAAG CCCGGATGAGGACTCGTGTCAGAAATTCATCCCCTTCATCGGG ATGGTGAAAGTTGGCCTCGTGGAGCAAACATCCGCAACGTCAG GAGACTCTGACGACGCATCACCTCTGCTCTCCTCGCtgctctcctccacccctccacaaGTATCACCGGCTCTCAAAGAGGCGTCGCCCACCccgccctcctctccatccgTCACCACCAGCTTCTGTGCTTACAG TTCTGTAGGTCAGGTGGAGCTGATGGGGCTTCAGGTGGACTACTGGGTGGCTcccacagagagaaagaaagacatggAGAAGCGGGACACCTCCTCCAAAAACACTCTGAAGTGCAATTTCCGCTCGCTGCAGGTCAGCCGGCTGCCACTGGGGGGCGCAGAGCCGAGCACCCAGCCCATCATGTCCATGACTGTGGTGACCaaggagaagaataagaagg TCATGTTCCTGCCAAAAAAGAGCAAAGACAAGGAGGTGGAGTCGAAGAGTCAAGTGATCGAGGGCATCAGCCGGCTCATCTGCACTGCCAAGCACCAGCAGACCATGCTGAGAG TACTGATTGACGGCGTCGAATGGAACGACGTCAAGTTTTTCCAGCTGGCGGCTCAGTGGTCATCACACGTGAAACATTTCCCCATCGGAATCTTTGGGCACACCAAAGGCCCGTACTAG
- the pacs2 gene encoding phosphofurin acidic cluster sorting protein 2 isoform X2: MAERSGRLSFPGSGALNRPVPMNLFATWEIDGSSPNCIPRLCSLTLKKLVVMRELDKELISVVIAVKIQGSKRILRSHEIVLPPSGSVETDLALTFSLQYPHFLKREGNKLQIMLQRRKRYKNRTILGYKTLAVGTIDMAEVMQHPTDGGQVLPLCSNQKELLGKVAEIWIFSLSSQPIDHEDAALQGGQKIKCSDNYSEEEYESFSSEQEASDDAVQVQDLEDDEYDVRKLKKQRRSIVRTASITRQQNFKQRVVALLKRFRVSDEVLDSEQDPAEPTPEVEEEDLDLDSVEFENPSDSGPELDDDDSVLSTPKPKLKPYFEGLSISSSQTEIGSIHSSRSHREPPSPIDLEKTKCVGAKFPDDGVCDNVSFEQPEAVTPTTELEMDNMDTFLERLPPIGKMTKTESLIISSNRQEPKLAGRRGRSTSLKERQPSRPQNERANSLDNERSLDTRCHLQIPRKTVYDQLNHILVSDNHLPDSIILINTSDWQGQYLSDMLQNHHLPVVCTCTTADIQAAFNTIVSRIQRFCNCNSQTPIPIKIAVAGAQHYLSVVLRLFVEHLSHKTPDWLGYIRFLIIPLGAHPVSKYLGTIDYRYNSLFQDAAWRELFHKPEAPVIAQQNPDVVSRVTQYMVGANGAHQLPIAEAMLTYKQKSPDEDSCQKFIPFIGMVKVGLVEQTSATSGDSDDASPLLSSLLSSTPPQVSPALKEASPTPPSSPSVTTSFCAYSSVGQVELMGLQVDYWVAPTERKKDMEKRDTSSKNTLKCNFRSLQVSRLPLGGAEPSTQPIMSMTVVTKEKNKKVMFLPKKSKDKEVESKSQVIEGISRLICTAKHQQTMLRVLIDGVEWNDVKFFQLAAQWSSHVKHFPIGIFGHTKGPY, translated from the exons ATTGTGCAGTCTGACTCTGAAGAAGCTGGTTGTTATGAGGGAACTTGATAAAGAGCTGATCTCTGTGGTCATAGCAGTTAAAATCCAG GGCTCCAAACGGATCTTGAGGTCCCATGAGATCGTGCTGCCCCCCAGTGGGTCTGTGGAGACCGATCTGGCTCTCACCTTTTCGCTGcag taTCCTCACTTCCTAAAACGAGAAGGAAACAAGCTGCAGATCATGCTGCAAAGGCGGAAGAGATACAAAAACCGGACTATCTTGGGCTACAAGACTCTGGCAGTGGGAACCATCGATATGGCCGAG gtgaTGCAACACCCGACGGACGGCGGCCAGGTTCTGCCTCTCTGCAGCAACCAGAAAGAGCTGCTGGGCAAAGTGGCCGAGATCTGGATCTTTTCTCTGTCCAGCCAGCCGATCGACCACGAGGACGCCGCCCTGCAGGGAGGACAGAAGATCAAATGCTCCG ATAACTACTCGGAGGAGGAGTATGAGAGCTTCTCCTCGGAGCAGGAGGCCAGCGACGACGCCGTGCAGGTTCAG gatCTGGAGGATGACGAGTACGATGTGAGAAAGCTAAAGAAGCAGAGGAGGTCCATTGTGAGGACCGCCTCCATCACCCGA CAGCAGAACTTCAAGCAGCGCGTGGTGGCTCTTCTCAAGCGCTTCAGGGTTTCAGATGAG gtgctGGACTCGGAGCAGGACCCTGCAGAGCCGACCcctgaggtggaggaggaggacctggacctggacagcGTGGAGTTCGAGAACCCGAGCGACAGCGGCCCGGAGCTGGACGACGACGACAGCGTCCTCAGCACGCCGAAACCCAAACTCAA GCCATATTTCGAGGGTCTCTCCATCTCCAGCTCTCAAACGGAGATCGGCAGCATCCACAGCAGCCGGAGCCACCGGGAGCCTCCGAGCCCG ATCGACCTGGAGAAAACCAAGTGTGTCGGGGCCAAGTTTCCAGATGACGGTGTGTGTGATAACGTCTCCTTT GAGCAGCCCGAGGCGGTGACTCCCACCACCGAGCTGGAGatggacaacatggacacatttcTAGAGCGACTGCCACCGATTGGCAAAATGACCAAGACAGAGTCCCTCATCATTTCATCCAACCG GCAGGAACCGAAGTTGGCAGGAAGACGAGGCCGGAGCACATCTCTGAAGGAGCGGCAGCCCAGCAGGCCGCAGAACGAGAGGGCCAACAGCCTGGACAACGAGAGGTCCCTGGACACGCGCTGCCACCTACAG ATTCCGAGAAAGACGGTGTATGACCAACTCAACCACATCCTGGTGTCTGATAACCACCTCCCCGACAGCATCATCCTCATCAACACGTCAGACTGGCAGGGCCAG TATCTCTCAGACATGCTGCAAAACCACCACCTCCCAGTGGTCTGCACCTGCACCACAGCCGACATACAAGCTGCGTTCAACACTATCGTCTCCCGCATACAGAGATT TTGCAACTGTAACTCCCAGACGCCCATTCCCATAAAGATCGCAGTGGCTGGAGCGCAGCACTACCTCAGTGTTGTTCTGAGGCTGTTTGTGGAACACCTTTCCCATAAGACCCCTGACTGGCTCGGCTACATCAGGTTCCTCATCATCCCTCTAG GTGCACATCCAGTCTCCAAATATCTCGGCACTATTGACTATCGATACAACAGTTTGTTCCAAGATGCTGCTTGGAGGGAGCTGTTTCACAAGCCGGAGGCTCCGGTTATTG CCCAGCAGAACCCAGACGTGGTGTCGAGGGTCACTCAGTACATGGTGGGAGCCAACGGCGCTCACCAGCTCCCCATCGCAGAGGCCATGCTCACTTACAAACAGAAGAG CCCGGATGAGGACTCGTGTCAGAAATTCATCCCCTTCATCGGG ATGGTGAAAGTTGGCCTCGTGGAGCAAACATCCGCAACGTCAG GAGACTCTGACGACGCATCACCTCTGCTCTCCTCGCtgctctcctccacccctccacaaGTATCACCGGCTCTCAAAGAGGCGTCGCCCACCccgccctcctctccatccgTCACCACCAGCTTCTGTGCTTACAG TTCTGTAGGTCAGGTGGAGCTGATGGGGCTTCAGGTGGACTACTGGGTGGCTcccacagagagaaagaaagacatggAGAAGCGGGACACCTCCTCCAAAAACACTCTGAAGTGCAATTTCCGCTCGCTGCAGGTCAGCCGGCTGCCACTGGGGGGCGCAGAGCCGAGCACCCAGCCCATCATGTCCATGACTGTGGTGACCaaggagaagaataagaagg TCATGTTCCTGCCAAAAAAGAGCAAAGACAAGGAGGTGGAGTCGAAGAGTCAAGTGATCGAGGGCATCAGCCGGCTCATCTGCACTGCCAAGCACCAGCAGACCATGCTGAGAG TACTGATTGACGGCGTCGAATGGAACGACGTCAAGTTTTTCCAGCTGGCGGCTCAGTGGTCATCACACGTGAAACATTTCCCCATCGGAATCTTTGGGCACACCAAAGGCCCGTACTAG
- the dcaf5 gene encoding LOW QUALITY PROTEIN: DDB1- and CUL4-associated factor 5 (The sequence of the model RefSeq protein was modified relative to this genomic sequence to represent the inferred CDS: deleted 1 base in 1 codon) has protein sequence MKEQEGCGMRSSVGFLSRRELTGQPLLKDDFQRRRMAGCTSLFKKDMLGHFGCVNAIEFSNNGGEWLVSGGDDRRVLLWHMEQSIHARSKPLKLKGEHLSNIFCLAFDSSNTRVFSGGNDEQVILHDVERRETLNVFLHIDAVYSLSVSPVNDNVFASSSDDGRVLIWDTREPPSTEPFCLASYPSAFHSVMFNPVEPRLIATANSKEGVGLWDIRKPRSSLLRYGGSMSLQSAMSVRFNSTGTQLLALRRRLPPVLYELHSRLPSFQFDNQGYFNSCTMKSCCFAGDKDQYILSGSDDFNLYMWRIPKDPGAGGAGRVVNGAFMVLKGHRSIVNQVRFNPHTYMICSSGVEKVIKMWSPYQQPESLGDLEGRVEDKSRSLYTHEEYISLVLNSGSGLSHDYVSQSIQEDPRMMAFFDSLVRREIEGWSSDSDSDLSEEAIMQLHARGRRTVRPAPPPPAAAAAADHQSDSDISSSVSSSLAGPDASGGEEPAGPEEEAEEERPRRRSRLQRHQSGFLVNEDSDSSEFWLDPVPRPRSPSPRDNSTLSSSSSSSSSSSSDDEERRSAVRRRNVVRRRRALVVSRAGARPASGRALFSAMDSCSYPSILIDELSSSSSAEAQNSLRPGAGDEDKCLSPSDFVCLSPVMSPESPDGEDGRNRTEPERRPAAARRRTGGHADGGGEACGSSAALDGDPPDGRGPGVNGRHRTAAPYVRGNLHVSSGSEEETGVPPGGAGPQREKGPAAPSALKRTRVGSEEVESGSSPSGKKLKIL, from the exons ATGAAGGAGCAAGAGGGCTGCGGTATGCGCTCCTCGGTGGGCTTTCTGTCCCGCAGGGAGCTCACCGGGCAGCCGCTCCTGAAGGACGACTTCCAGCGGCGGCGGATGGCCGGCTGCACCAGCCTCTTCAAGAAGGACATGCTCGGCCACTTCGGCTGCGTCAACGCCATTGAGTTCTCCAACAACGGCGGAGAATGGCTCGTGTCCG GAGGAGACGACCGCCGGGTGCTCCTGTGGCACATGGAACAGTCCATCCATGCTCGATCCAAGCCTCTGAAACTGAAAGGCGAGCACCTGTCCAACATCTTCTGCCTGGCTTTTGACAGCAGCAACACAAGGGTCTTCTCTGGCG GAAACGATGAGCAGGTGATTCTTCACGATGTGGAGAG AAGGGAGACGCTGAACGTGTTTCTGCACATCGACGCCGTGTACAGCTTGTCGGTCAGTCCGGTCAACGACAACGTGTTTGCCAGCTCGTCCGACGACGGACGCGTCCTCATCTGGGACACCCGCGAGCCGCCGAGCACGG AGCCCTTCTGCCTGGCCAGCTACCCCTCGGCCTTCCACAGCGTGATGTTCAACCCGGTGGAGCCGCGGCTGATCGCCACGGCCAACTCCAAGGAGGGAGTTGGATTGTGGGACATTCGCAAGCCACGCAG CTCGTTGCTCCGGTACGGCGGCAGCATGTCCCTGCAGAGCGCCATGAGCGTCCGCTTCAACAGCACCGGCACCCAGCTGCTGGCGCTGCGCCGCCGCCTGCCGCCCGTCCTCTACGAGCTGCACTCGCGCCTGCCCAGCTTCCAGTTCGACAACCAGGGCTACTTCAACTCCTGCACCATGAAAAGCTGCTGCTTCGCCGGGGACAAGGATCAG TACATCTTGTCTGGGTCGGACGACTTCAACCTCTACATGTGGAGGATCCCAAAGGACCCGGGAGCAG GAGGCGCCGGGCGAGTGGTCAACGGGGCGTTCATGGTCCTGAAGGGTCACCGCTCCATCGTGAACCAGGTCCGCTTCAACCCTCACACCTACATGATCTGCTCCTCGGGCGTGGAGAAAGTCATCAAG ATGTGGAGTCCCTACCAGCAGCCCGAGAGCCTCGGCGACCTGGAGGGCCGCGTGGAGGACAAGTCCCGCAGCCTCTACACCCACGAGGAGTACATCAGCCTGGTGCTGAACAGCGGCAGCGGCCTGTCGCACGACTACGTCAGCCAGTCCATCCAGGAGGACCCGCGCATGATGGCGTTCTTCGACTCGCTCGTGCGCCGCGAGATCGAGGGCTGGAGCTCCGACTCCGACAGCGACCTGAGCGAGGAGGCCATCATGCAGCTCCACGCTCGGGGCCGCCGCACCGTGAGgcccgcgccgccgccg cccgccgccgccgccgccgccgatcaTCAGAGCGACTCCGACATCTCGTCGTCGGTGTCCTCCTCGCTGGCCGGCCCCGACGCCTCGGGGGGAGAAGAGCCGGCGGGgcccgaggaggaggcggaggaggagcggccgaggaggcggagccggcTCCAGCGGCACCAGTCCGGCTTCCTGGTGAACGAGGACTCTGACTCCAGCGAGTTCTGGCTGGACCCCGTGCCGCGGCCCCGCTCCCCGAGCCCCAGGGACAACTCCAcgctgtccagctcctcctcctcctcctccagctccagcagcgACGACGAGGAGCGCCGCAGCGCCGTGAGGCGGCGCAACGTCGTGAGGCGCCGGCGCGCGCTCGTCGTCTCCAGAGCCGGGGCCCGACCCGCGTCGGGGCGCGCTCTGTTCTCCGCCATGGACTCCTGCAGCTACCCGTCGATCCTCATCGACGAgctgtcttcctcctcgtccgccGAGGCACAGAACTCCCTCAGGCCCGGCGCCGGAGACGAGGACAAATGCCTCAGCCCGTCTGACTTTGTGTGCCTGAGCCCCGTCATGTCCCCCGAGAGCCCCGACGGCGAGGACGGGAGGAACAGGACTGAGCCGGAGAGACGTCCGGCCGCGGCCCGCCGCAGGACCGGAGGACACGccgacggcggcggcgaggcTTGCGGCAGCTCGGCGGCGTTGGACGGCGATCCTCCAGACGGACGCGGCCCCGGAGTCAACGGGCGCCACCGGACTGCGGCGCCCTACGTGAGAGGGAacctccacgtctcctccgGATCGGAGGAAGAGACTGGCGTCCCGCCTGGAGGCGCCGGgccgcagagagagaaaggcccGGCGGCGCCCAGCGCCCTGAAACGGACTCGCGTGGGGTCAGAGGAGGTCGagtcaggctcctccccctcgggGAAGAAGTTAAAAATATTATGA